The following are encoded in a window of Cucurbita pepo subsp. pepo cultivar mu-cu-16 chromosome LG12, ASM280686v2, whole genome shotgun sequence genomic DNA:
- the LOC111806520 gene encoding uncharacterized protein LOC111806520, with protein MSVHSRTITTMLPPRASRKRKEVEPFVKPKATGVDSVSSNQLLAGYLAHEFLSKGTLFGEKYEPARSEAVGMTSSQPSECKRTKPEAAAAAAPSVRKENHSYAEVASILKMDGAHLPGIVNPAQLARWIKM; from the coding sequence ATGAGTGTTCACTCACGCACCATCACCACCATGTTGCCTCCTAGGGCGTCAAGGAAGCGAAAGGAGGTTGAGCCGTTTGTGAAGCCAAAAGCTACGGGAGTCGACTCAGTCTCGTCGAATCAGCTTCTAGCCGGCTACCTTGCTCACGAGTTTCTCAGTAAAGGCACTTTGTTTGGGGAGAAGTATGAGCCGGCTCGAAGTGAAGCCGTTGGAATGACTAGCTCACAGCCATCTGAGTGTAAGAGGACGAAGCCGGAAgccgccgccgctgccgcTCCGAGCgtcagaaaagaaaatcatagcTATGCTGAGGTGGCAAGCATCTTGAAAATGGATGGGGCCCACTTGCCTGGGATTGTTAACCCGGCCCAGCTCGCTCGGTGGATTAAAATGTAA
- the LOC111806519 gene encoding peroxisomal membrane protein PMP22 → MSSIVTDAWKGYLLQLQKNPLRTKAITAGVLAGCSDTVAQKISGIKKLQIRRLLLVMLYGFAYAGPFGHFLHKLMDKIFKGKKGNTTVAKKVILEQLTSSPWNNLFFMIYYGLVVEGRPWSLVKAKVRKDYPTIQLTAWRFWPIVGWVNYQYMPLQFRVIFHSFVASCWGIFLNLKARSVAVKAA, encoded by the exons ATGTCTTCCATAGTTACCGATGCCTGGAAAGGCTATCTCCTTCAACTTCAGAAGAATCCTCTCAGAACGAAG GCGATCACTGCTGGGGTTTTAGCTGGTTGCAGCGATACGGTGGCTCAGAAGATTTCTGGGATCAAAAAGCTTCAAATCAGACGATTACTTCTTGTGATG CTCTATGGCTTTGCTTATGCTGGACCGTTTGGGCATTTTTTGCATAAGTTAATGGATAAAATTTTCAAGGGGAAGAAAGGAAACACAACTGTTGCAAAGAAG GTGATATTGGAACAATTGACCAGCTCTCCTTGGAACAATTTGTTTTTCATGATATACTATGGTTTGGTAGTTGAAG GAAGACCATGGAGTTTGGTGAAGGCTAAAGTTCGAAAGGATTATCCAACTATTCAGCTGACTGCTTGGCGG TTCTGGCCTATAGTTGGTTGGGTGAATTACCAGTACATGCCTCTGCAGTTTCGAGTCATATTTCACAGCTTTGTTGCTTCATGCTG GGGAATCTTTCTGAATCTGAAAGCAAGATCAGTTGCGGTGAAGGCAGCATAA
- the LOC111806518 gene encoding kinesin-like protein KIN-10A produces the protein MAPTPSSKSNQGHMSQLRTPQAKRLNFNPPRPHLSPFPNSAIKDSQSEHPVEVIGRIRDYPDRKEKPASILQINPDGQNVRVRADFGYRDFSLDGISLSEEEDLDTFYKKFVEARIHGVKLGEKCTIMMYGPTGAGKSHTMFGCAKQPGIVYRSLKDILGDGEGEADTAAGAGGGERLNVGMFVQVTVLEIYNEEIYDLLSSNSGGGLGLGWPKGSASKVKLEVMGKKAKNATYLSGNEAGKISKEIQKVEKRRIVKSTLCNERSSRSHCMVILDVPMVGGRLMLVDMAGSENIEQAGQVGFEAKMQTAKINQGNIALKRVVESIANGDSHVPFRDSKLTMLLQDSFEDDKSKILMILCASPDPKELHKTISTLEYGAKAKCIVRGPHTPTKDKGGADDSASAVILGSRIAAMDDFIFKLQKENKLREKERNEAHRELMKKEEEVSELRAKLELAGSRGSGLVSEDEINSKVNERTQLLKLELERKLEECQRMANEFVEVERRRMEETIMQQQQEVEMLRRRLEEIETELLNLRDATSVDVHKSRDMDGCKLAKRLLGVYASADASMVKSMDLDMDDQEPTREVRLIGGVDYQPTTTNNGIQSLLDKVNEIVDHDVFSSRFGDRDRVCLSTVFEEEEVEEEEEKEVIEEKRVVCTVEGHNELTPNGMNKDNLPKERSEIGIGLMNDNEHSKDTAFSRKLRIQNIFTLCGNHRELSQQVGSMPEKKRSDDAENQHLSSPLKPASDHYTQILSDLTNKNGALLTENEETMQAVKLQVKGGVNSPGVVPLSPIPLCSKENQLPVTPSVVSQQRDGLSPPRLCVTPFITVRRH, from the exons ATGGCTCCAACGCCGTCTTCGAAATCAAATCAAGGTCACATGAGCCAATTGAGAACTCCTCAAGCAAAACGCCTCAATTTCAACCCCCCTAGGCCACATTTATCCCCTTTCCCCAATTCCGCCATTAAAGACTCTCAATCGGAGCATCCTGTTGAAGTAATCGGCCGGATCCGAGACTATCCGGACAGAAAAGAGAAACCGGCTTCGATTCTTCAGATAAATCCCGACGGACAGAACGTTAGGGTTCGGGCCGATTTCGGATACCGGGATTTCAGTCTCGACGGAATTTCGCTCTCGGAAGAGGAAGATCTGGACACGTTTTACAAGAAGTTCGTTGAAGCGAGGATTCATGGCGTTAAGTTGGGTGAGAAATGTACGATTATGATGTACGGACCTACCGGTGCCGGCAAGAGCCATACGATGTTTGGCTGTGCGAAGCAGCCGGGGATAGTGTATCGATCGCTGAAGGACATTTTAGGCGATGGAGAAGGTGAAGCTGACACCGCTGCCGGCGCAGGTGGCGGCGAACGGTTGAACGTTGGGATGTTTGTACAAGTTACGGTGCTGGAGATTtataatgaagaaatatatGATCTTCTATCGAGTAATTCTGGCGGAGGGCTAGGGCTTGGCTGGCCGAAGGGCAGTGCCTCTAAG GTGAAGCTTGAAGTAATGGGGAAGAAGGCTAAGAATGCTACATATCTATCTGGGAATGAGGCAGGAAAGATCTCCAAAGAGATTCAGAAAGTGGAGAAAAGAAGGATTGTTAAAAGTACACTCTGTAATGAAAGAAGTTCAAGGAGCCATTGCATG GTAATCCTCGACGTGCCGATGGTCGGCGGGCGGCTAATGCTCGTCGATATGGCTGGTTCTGAAAATATAGAGCAAGCTGGGCAAGTTGGATTTGAGGCAAAAATGCAG ACAGCAAAGATTAATCAAGGTAACATTGCACTGAAAAGAGTGGTTGAATCAATTGCCAATGGTGATTCTCATGTGCCTTTTAGAGACAGTAAATTGACTATGCTTCTGCAG GATTCTTTTGAGGATGATAAATCCAAAATTCTGATGATTCTGTGTGCCAGCCCTGATCCAAAGGAACTACACAAGACAATCTCTACGCTCGAATATGGCGCGAAAGCCAAATGCATTGTCCGTGGTCCTCACACGCCGACGAAGGATAAAGGCGGTGCGGACGATTCGGCTTCTGCTGTTATTCTGGGGTCCAGAATTGCAGCCATGGatgatttcattttcaagttacagaaggagaacaaactcagagagaaagagagaaatgagGCGCATAGAGAGCTCatgaagaaagaggaagaggtaTCCGAATTGAGAGCTAAGCTCGAGCTAGCGGGGTCGAGAGGCTCTGGCCTCGTGAGTGAGGACGAGATCAATTCGAAGGTGAATGAAAGAACTCAACTTCTGAAACTTGAGTTAGAGAGGAAGCTGGAGGAGTGCCAGAGAATGGCCAATGAGTTTGTTGAAGTGGAAAGGAGAAGGATGGAAGAAACAATAATGCAGCAGCAACAAGAAGTTGAAATGTTAAGACGACGTTTAGAAGAGATCGAAACCGAGCTATTGAATTTGAGGGATGCCACGAGCGTCGACGTACACAAATCAAGGGACATGGATGGCTGTAAGCTTGCTAAAAGGCTCTTAGGAGTTTATGCTAGTGCTGATGCAAGTATGGTGAAGTCCATGGACCTTGACATGGATGATCAAGAACCGACTCGCGAAGTAAGACTCATCGGCGGTGTGGATTATCAACCAACAACAACGAACAATGGTATCCAAAGCCTACTAGACAAAGTGAACGAGATAGTTGATCACGATGTGTTTTCATCGCGATTTGGGGATCGGGATAGAGTATGCCTGAGTACCGTGTTCGAGGAAGAAGAGgtagaagaggaagaggagaaggaagttatagaagaaaagagagtagTGTGTACAGTTGAAGGACACAACGAACTGACACCAAATGGTATGAACAAAGATAACCTTCCCAAGGAGAGATCAGAGATCGGTATCGGATTGATGAACGATAACGAACACTCGAAGGACACGGCGTTCTCGAGAAAATTgagaattcaaaatatatttactctTTGTGGAAATCATAGAGAGCTTTCTCAACAAGTTGGCTCAATGCCTGAGAAGAAGAGATCAGATGATGCTGAAAACCAGCACCTATCATCTCCATTGAAGCCTGCATCAGATCATTACACTCAAATTCTTTCAGACCTGACG AACAAGAATGGAGCATTGTTGACAGAAAATGAGGAGACAATGCAGGCTGTAAAGCTACAAGTAAAGGGAGGAGTAAACAGCCCTGGTGTTGTACCATTGAGTCCAATTCCATTGTGCTCAAAGGAGAACCAGCTACCCGTCACGCCGAGCGTCGTATCACAGCAACGTGATGGCCTATCGCCGCCGAGGCTCTGCGTTACGCCGTTCATCACTGTAAGAAGACACTGA
- the LOC111806521 gene encoding 60S ribosomal protein L14-2-like — MPFKRYVEIGRVALVNYGEDYGKLVVIVDVIDQNRALVDAPDMERSQMNFKRLSLTDIKIDIKRVPKKKELIEAMKAGDVQKKWEDSSWGRKLIVKKRRASLNDFDRFKLMLAKIKRAGLVRQELSKLKKAEA; from the exons ATG cCGTTCAAGAGGTACGTCGAGATCGGGAGGGTTGCCCTCGTCAACTACGGTGAAGATTACGGAAAGCTTGTTGTAATCGTTGATGTCATTGACCAGAATCGG GCTCTGGTTGATGCCCCTGATATGGAGCGGTCTCAAATGAATTTTAAGAGACTTTCCCTGACAGATatcaaaattgatattaaGAGGGTCCCTAAGAAGAAGGAGTTGATTGAAGCAATGAAAGCCGGGG ATGTTCAAAAGAAATGGGAGGATAGCTCTTGGGGAAGGAAATTGATTGTTAAGAAGAGAAGAGCCTCTCTCAACGACTTCGACAGGTTCAAGCTTATGTTGGCGAAGATTAAG AGGGCTGGATTGGTTAGACAAGAGCTCTCCAAGTTGAAGAAGGCCGAGGCTTAG
- the LOC111806629 gene encoding putative protein phosphatase 2C-like protein 44 — MGLENLRLKLKALRLGRFLTRNRRSKRRPAAAVCNRTWIAPVNHGYHMVADLSYSRNWEEESEHDSVVVQREQMDGIELCFFGVFDTQIGDKVIKFMQTHFFDKNFKQSQVKGKGREAMKKAHVSVRSKVKEAKEGKEAWNMGSSSALVVDGDRLVIATMGNYRAIVCENGLARQISCDQDPTKQRWHRRLMLGMKPRRSSELVVAAKRINSETEFVILGSNGIWEVMKNQEAVNLIRHIEDPQEAAECLAKEAFTRMSKTNISCLVIRFD; from the exons ATGGGTCTTGAAAATCTTCGTCTCAAACTCAAG GCGCTTAGATTGGGAAGGTTTCTGACGAGGAATAGGAGGAGTAAAAGACGgccggcggcggcggtgtGTAATCGGACGTGGATAGCGCCGGTGAACCATGGGTATCATATGGTGGCCGATCTGTCGTATTCGAGGAATTGGGAAGAGGAATCGGAGCACGACTCCGTTGTGGTGCAGAGAGAGCAGATGGATGGGATTGAGTTATGtttttttggggtttttgATACTCAAATTGGCGACAAAGTCATCAAGTTCATGCAAACCCATTTCTTTGATAAGAACTTCAAACAG TCTCAAGTAAAGGGGAAGGGAAGAGAAGCAATGAAGAAAGCACATGTGAGTGTAAGAAGTAAGGTGAAAGAAGCAAAGGAAGGGAAGGAGGCATGGAATATGGGATCATCTTCAGCATTGGTCGTGGATGGAGATAGATTGGTGATTGCTACCATGGGGAACTATAGAGCCATTGTATGTGAAAACGGTCTGGCTCGTCAAATAAGCTGTGATCAAGATCCAACTAAGCAACGCTGGCATCGTAGATTAATGCTCG GAATGAAGCCTCGGAGAAGCTCCGAACTTGTGGTTGCAGCTAAAAGAATCAACTCGGAAACGGAATTTGTGATATTGGGAAGCAATGGCATATGGGAG GTAATGAAGAACCAGGAGGCTGTGAATCTGATAAGACACATAGAAGACCCACAAGAAGCAGCAGAGTGTTTGGCGAAGGAGGCCTTCACCAGAATGAGCAAAACTAACATTTCTTGTTTGGTCATTCGTTTCGACTAA